The following proteins come from a genomic window of Gimesia chilikensis:
- a CDS encoding STAS domain-containing protein: MATEEVPYHITAVNDHLKVQLLPELNESAWDELESLGDTLLTEVKNQQSPSVIIDLTRLDFINSSLVAIVIQVWKLVDEQGGKTAILNTSEMVEEVLNISGLKKVWFITASEEEAVAHLSQAVKQERIERRRTFSMPILLGIVAVLSAVACFALYISDTLTPDPKIALGATISFSLAGLLLGATALKDRRKNLRILGVVVLISSLVLGGLGLFKLI, translated from the coding sequence ATGGCTACCGAAGAAGTTCCCTATCATATCACTGCCGTCAATGACCATCTCAAGGTGCAATTGTTACCGGAATTGAACGAATCCGCCTGGGATGAGCTGGAATCTCTCGGCGACACATTGCTGACGGAAGTCAAAAATCAGCAGTCTCCCAGCGTCATCATTGATCTGACCAGGTTGGATTTTATTAATAGTTCTCTGGTGGCAATCGTGATCCAGGTCTGGAAGCTGGTCGATGAGCAGGGGGGAAAAACTGCGATCCTGAATACCAGTGAAATGGTGGAAGAGGTTTTAAATATCTCTGGTCTCAAGAAGGTGTGGTTCATCACCGCTTCCGAAGAGGAGGCAGTCGCGCATCTGAGCCAGGCTGTTAAACAAGAGCGCATCGAGCGGCGCCGTACATTTTCAATGCCGATTCTGCTGGGCATTGTCGCAGTGCTTTCCGCGGTGGCTTGTTTTGCGTTATACATCAGCGACACCCTGACCCCTGATCCGAAAATCGCGTTAGGGGCCACGATCTCCTTTTCTCTGGCAGGATTACTCCTGGGGGCAACCGCACTCAAAGATCGTCGAAAGAATTTGCGGATTCTCGGGGTGGTTGTCTTGATCAGCAGTCTGGTTCTGGGAGGACTTGGCCTCTTTAAACTGATTTAA
- a CDS encoding TlpA family protein disulfide reductase has translation MSNSSAKKDFLIALALVVTGAVIFSSWFAFRLPESTLPEGGMAQLKVGTEAPPIQAAGWVNGDPHQDDYLKGKVIVVDAWATWCGPCRMAAPHLVEVHEKFKDQNVAFVGLTSDGEDLLPVIQEWLDETGITWPNGYGAIDSLLAFKAEFIPQVWVIGTDGKVVWNVDSERTESLEEGIARALKLAQQ, from the coding sequence ATGTCCAATTCCAGCGCTAAAAAAGATTTCCTGATTGCCCTGGCTCTGGTTGTCACCGGAGCTGTCATCTTTTCTTCCTGGTTCGCGTTCCGTTTGCCGGAGTCAACCTTACCCGAGGGGGGTATGGCCCAGTTGAAGGTGGGGACCGAGGCCCCTCCCATTCAAGCAGCAGGCTGGGTGAATGGTGACCCCCATCAGGACGACTACCTCAAGGGTAAAGTGATTGTTGTTGATGCATGGGCGACCTGGTGTGGTCCCTGTCGAATGGCAGCACCGCATCTGGTGGAGGTGCATGAGAAATTCAAAGATCAAAATGTTGCGTTTGTCGGTTTAACCTCCGATGGTGAAGATCTGCTTCCCGTTATTCAGGAGTGGCTGGACGAAACGGGAATCACGTGGCCCAATGGATATGGGGCAATTGATTCTCTGCTTGCTTTCAAGGCAGAATTTATCCCACAGGTCTGGGTGATCGGTACGGACGGAAAAGTGGTCTGGAATGTTGACTCGGAGAGAACTGAATCTCTGGAAGAGGGAATCGCACGCGCTTTAAAACTGGCGCAACAGTGA
- a CDS encoding rhodanese-like domain-containing protein translates to MGKNHSQRFLDIVNDAKSRVTECTVQDVQTRKQAGDEFHLIDVREDHEFQAARIPGAIHLGKGIIERDIERAFPDTSTTLILYCGGGFRSALAADNLQKMGYTQVISMDGGFSGWKNAGYEIEAGS, encoded by the coding sequence ATGGGTAAAAATCATTCTCAACGTTTTCTGGATATCGTGAATGATGCGAAATCAAGAGTGACCGAATGCACCGTGCAGGATGTGCAGACACGTAAGCAAGCGGGCGATGAGTTTCACCTCATTGATGTACGTGAAGATCATGAATTTCAGGCAGCACGGATTCCCGGTGCTATTCATCTCGGGAAGGGGATCATCGAACGCGATATCGAGCGGGCATTCCCTGATACCTCTACCACATTGATTTTGTACTGTGGTGGCGGCTTTCGCTCTGCTCTGGCTGCAGATAATCTGCAAAAGATGGGATACACTCAAGTGATCTCTATGGACGGTGGGTTCAGCGGATGGAAGAATGCTGGTTATGAGATCGAGGCAGGTTCATAA
- a CDS encoding GspE/PulE family protein has translation MSDTPANTENKNEGRQQALQAELRELIDVVGPGPLVDLLMERAFQLQATDIHLDPLEDGLRVDGMLHDIIQLPKEAAASVISRLKLAANMDITERRLAQDGHINNQTLQNRRDIRVGSGPTIHGERLVLRLMPDHKRFTHFNELGLSEAQTSEITKYCTAPYGMILSVGPVGSGKSTSIYSCLDYLNQPEMSLATIEDPVERRIEGVNQIQIDPKIGFSFAEALRGVLRQDPNVIMVGEIRDSETAHIAVRAGLTGIRVLSTLHSNDAVAAIDVFREFGIPSMFITDSLQGIISQRLVRCICEKCRAPYQPDSGACEYLGVNSDQVADSKIAMGAGCDHCFQTGYLGRTGIFETLGVRGELREAILRGATQTELLKLASEKGMTTMEESGKAKVLEGITTVQELHRVLV, from the coding sequence ATGTCAGATACTCCTGCGAATACCGAGAACAAAAATGAAGGGCGGCAACAGGCACTCCAGGCCGAGCTGCGGGAACTGATTGACGTAGTAGGGCCCGGCCCGCTGGTTGACTTACTGATGGAGCGTGCTTTTCAACTCCAGGCGACCGATATTCATTTAGATCCCCTCGAAGACGGATTAAGGGTCGACGGAATGTTGCACGATATCATCCAGCTTCCCAAGGAAGCGGCAGCATCCGTGATTTCCCGTCTCAAGCTGGCTGCCAATATGGATATTACAGAACGGCGGCTGGCCCAGGACGGGCACATTAATAACCAGACTCTGCAGAACCGTCGCGATATTCGTGTCGGTTCAGGTCCCACCATCCACGGGGAGCGGCTGGTGCTAAGGCTCATGCCGGATCACAAACGTTTTACTCATTTTAACGAACTCGGTCTCAGTGAAGCTCAGACTTCTGAAATCACCAAATATTGTACAGCTCCGTATGGGATGATTCTGAGTGTCGGACCGGTCGGTTCCGGAAAAAGCACCTCCATTTACAGTTGCCTGGATTACCTTAACCAGCCGGAAATGAGTCTGGCGACGATTGAAGATCCGGTCGAACGACGTATTGAAGGGGTGAACCAGATTCAGATAGATCCCAAAATCGGGTTCAGTTTTGCCGAGGCGCTCCGCGGGGTTTTGCGTCAGGATCCGAATGTGATCATGGTGGGAGAAATTCGAGATTCCGAGACTGCGCATATTGCTGTGCGGGCAGGGCTGACGGGGATTCGTGTCCTTTCGACTTTGCATTCCAACGACGCAGTGGCGGCAATCGATGTCTTCCGAGAATTCGGGATTCCTTCCATGTTCATCACTGACAGTTTGCAGGGAATTATTTCTCAAAGACTTGTTCGTTGCATCTGCGAGAAATGTCGGGCTCCCTACCAGCCAGATTCGGGCGCCTGTGAATATCTGGGAGTAAATTCCGATCAAGTAGCCGATTCCAAAATTGCAATGGGAGCGGGCTGCGATCATTGCTTCCAGACGGGCTACCTGGGCCGGACGGGGATTTTTGAAACTCTGGGAGTACGTGGAGAACTGCGGGAAGCGATCCTGAGGGGAGCGACTCAAACCGAATTATTGAAACTTGCATCAGAAAAAGGCATGACGACGATGGAAGAATCTGGAAAAGCCAAGGTTCTGGAAGGGATTACCACCGTTCAGGAATTACACAGGGTTCTCGTTTAA
- a CDS encoding alpha/beta fold hydrolase produces MSQQMLEQNVNGIRMQVTIAGEGPPLLLVHGFPLSHRMWQAQIAHFQQQYTVIAPDLRGFGGSDVTVGTVSMKQHAEDLKELLAQLEVEEPVNFCGLSMGGYIAWEFWRHFPEKLKTLILCDTRSDADTEEGVSNRLKMVDLVLRHGPEAVASAMIPNLLSKTSRDLYPEIAQDLIAEIEAADPEGIAASQRGMAERDDFLGVLDQIQIPALLIVGSDDVLTPPDIMQEMAVRLPEASCREIPRVGHMAPLEAAEEVNQAMEEFLAVAR; encoded by the coding sequence ATGAGCCAGCAGATGCTAGAGCAAAACGTAAATGGGATTCGCATGCAGGTTACTATCGCCGGGGAAGGGCCGCCTCTACTGCTGGTGCATGGATTCCCGTTAAGTCATCGAATGTGGCAGGCTCAGATTGCACATTTCCAGCAGCAGTATACTGTCATCGCTCCTGATCTGAGAGGCTTCGGCGGGTCAGATGTCACGGTCGGAACGGTGAGTATGAAACAACACGCTGAGGATCTGAAGGAACTACTTGCGCAACTGGAAGTCGAAGAGCCTGTGAATTTCTGTGGCCTTTCCATGGGAGGGTATATTGCCTGGGAGTTCTGGAGGCACTTTCCGGAAAAACTGAAAACATTGATTCTCTGCGATACACGTTCCGATGCAGATACCGAAGAGGGGGTCAGCAATCGGTTAAAAATGGTCGATCTGGTGTTACGCCATGGCCCCGAAGCTGTCGCTTCAGCAATGATCCCTAATCTGTTGAGTAAGACATCACGAGACTTGTACCCGGAGATTGCACAGGATCTGATTGCAGAAATCGAAGCAGCAGATCCTGAAGGGATTGCTGCCAGCCAGCGAGGCATGGCGGAGCGTGATGATTTTCTGGGCGTACTTGATCAGATCCAGATTCCCGCATTACTCATCGTCGGCAGTGACGATGTCCTGACACCTCCGGATATCATGCAAGAAATGGCTGTAAGGCTCCCAGAGGCCAGCTGTCGTGAAATTCCACGAGTGGGGCATATGGCCCCTCTGGAAGCGGCAGAAGAGGTCAATCAGGCGATGGAAGAATTCTTAGCTGTTGCCAGGTAG
- a CDS encoding carboxypeptidase M32, giving the protein MNASQKAYDQLIARLKQAALLSSCSAILEWDEQTYLPADGASHRADQLSMMAGMVHQEATSPETGDLLNELESASEWEEDSVEQANIREARHEYDRMTKLPRQLVEELSRVATLSHHAWVKARKENQFNDFLPWLEKMIGLKREQAASLGSEGQTAYDALLDEYEPGATSEMIEQAFTPLRNELVKLVSAIKESGIVPDVSLLTRKYPVAKQREFSLSAAEKIGFDFNAGRLDIAAHPFCSGIGPGDCRLTTRYDEHHFPGAFFGTLHEAGHGIYEQGLLKEYFGTPVGSSTSLGIHESQSRMWENLVGRSRPFWNCFYQSAQQQFPEALADVAQDDFYRAINDVRPSYIRVEADEVTYNLHIMLRFELEQALISGDLQPADVEAAWNEKFTSYFGITPDTPANGCLQDVHWSAGLIGYFPTYALGNMYAAHFFNAADSELGGLDDLIARGEFGPLKEWLNQKIHQHGKRYRANRLLEVVTGETLSHVPLVDQLNRKYGELYNL; this is encoded by the coding sequence ATGAATGCTTCCCAGAAAGCATACGATCAATTAATCGCACGACTCAAACAAGCGGCCCTGCTGAGTTCCTGTTCTGCTATTCTGGAATGGGATGAACAGACATATCTCCCGGCAGATGGTGCGAGTCATCGAGCAGATCAGCTTTCCATGATGGCAGGCATGGTTCATCAGGAAGCTACCAGTCCGGAAACAGGAGACTTGCTGAACGAACTGGAAAGCGCTTCGGAGTGGGAAGAAGATTCGGTAGAGCAGGCCAACATTCGTGAGGCACGACATGAATATGACCGAATGACAAAACTCCCACGTCAACTTGTAGAAGAGTTGTCCCGGGTAGCGACTCTTTCACATCATGCGTGGGTAAAAGCCCGCAAGGAAAATCAGTTCAATGATTTCCTGCCCTGGCTCGAAAAGATGATTGGCCTCAAACGCGAACAGGCTGCCTCGCTCGGATCTGAAGGGCAGACTGCTTACGATGCTCTGTTGGACGAGTACGAACCCGGTGCGACTTCAGAAATGATCGAGCAGGCCTTTACCCCGTTGCGCAATGAACTGGTCAAACTTGTCTCTGCGATCAAAGAATCCGGAATTGTCCCCGATGTCTCCCTCCTGACCAGAAAATATCCTGTTGCAAAGCAGCGAGAATTCAGTCTCTCCGCTGCTGAAAAGATTGGATTTGATTTTAATGCCGGCAGACTTGATATCGCGGCGCATCCTTTTTGCAGTGGAATCGGTCCGGGGGATTGCCGCCTGACGACCCGCTATGATGAACACCACTTTCCGGGAGCTTTTTTTGGAACACTGCACGAAGCAGGTCACGGTATCTACGAGCAGGGGTTACTCAAGGAATACTTTGGTACTCCCGTCGGCAGTTCAACCTCATTGGGCATCCATGAATCTCAATCGCGGATGTGGGAGAACCTGGTGGGGAGAAGCCGTCCGTTCTGGAACTGTTTCTATCAGTCTGCACAGCAGCAGTTCCCGGAAGCCTTAGCTGATGTTGCCCAGGATGACTTTTATCGGGCGATCAATGATGTACGTCCTTCGTATATTCGAGTTGAGGCAGATGAGGTGACCTATAATCTGCACATCATGCTGCGCTTCGAACTTGAGCAGGCGCTGATATCCGGAGACCTGCAACCTGCCGATGTCGAGGCTGCCTGGAATGAGAAATTTACGAGTTACTTTGGTATTACACCGGACACGCCTGCGAATGGCTGCCTGCAGGACGTGCACTGGAGTGCTGGTCTGATTGGTTATTTCCCGACATATGCACTCGGGAACATGTATGCAGCTCACTTTTTCAATGCTGCAGACAGTGAACTGGGAGGCCTGGACGATCTCATCGCCCGGGGAGAATTCGGCCCGCTCAAGGAATGGTTGAATCAAAAGATTCATCAGCACGGGAAACGCTATCGAGCGAATCGATTACTGGAAGTAGTTACGGGAGAAACCCTTTCACACGTTCCGCTTGTCGATCAGTTGAATCGCAAATATGGCGAGCTCTACAACCTCTAA